A DNA window from Camelina sativa cultivar DH55 chromosome 13, Cs, whole genome shotgun sequence contains the following coding sequences:
- the LOC109128344 gene encoding uncharacterized protein LOC109128344 translates to MTKARFTDEQRDVGCCQLFVDSLSGPALVWFTRLEPNSIDSFNQLSTAFLKHYQILIERGVTSSDLWEMAQEPGLPHSMKSANPVVVKKKNDKWRVCVDFTDLNKAFPKDSFPLPHIDRLVEATAGNQLLSFMDAFSGYNQIAMSSTDREKTAFITDRGPIVISVRSELLQENSWGYIVTERGIEANPKQIEAILGLPSPTNKREVQRLTGRIAALNHFIARSTDKCLPFYQLLRGNKDFHWDEECEIAFRQLKEYLTCHPVLVKPEDGETLYLYVSVSSSAVSGVLVRDDRGDQKPVFYTSKALNDAESRYPTLEKLALAVIIAAXNQLLSFMDAFSGYNQIAMSSTDREKTAFITDRGPIVIR, encoded by the exons ATGACAAAGGCACGATTCACCGACGAACAGAGGGATGTTGGGTGTTGCCAGCTATTCGTCGATAGCCTCTCCGGTCCTGCCTTGGTGTGGTTCACAAGGCTCGAACCGAATTCGATTGATAGCTTCAACCAGTTGTCTACGGCTTTTCTTAAGCATTATCAAATCCTCATTGAACGAGGCGTGACAAGCTCGGACCTCTGGGAGATGGCCCAGGAACCCGGCCTTCCACATTC GATGAAGTCGGCCAATCCAGTCgtggtcaaaaagaagaacgatAAATGGAGAGTATGCGTGGATttcaccgatctcaacaaagcATTCCCCAAGGATAGCTTTCCTTTGCCACACATAGATCGTCTCGTCGAAGCCACAGCCGGAAACCAACTGCTCTCGttcatggatgccttctcaGGTTACAACCAGATCGCCATGAGTTCGACTGACCGCGAAAAAACGGCATTCATTACTGATAGGGGACCTATTGTTATAAG TGTACGTTCGGAGTTACTTCAGGAGAATTCTTGGGGGTATATCGTCACTGAACGGGGGATAGAAGCAAACCCTAAACAGATCGAAGCCATACTGGGACTGCCATCGCCGACCAACAAGCGAGAAGTGCAACGTCTAACCGGCCGCATCGCAGCTCTAAATCACTTCATCGCTCGATCAACAGATAAATGCCTCCCTTTCTACCAACTCCTCCGCGGAAATAAGGATTTTCACTGGGACGAGGAATGCGAGATTGCCTTCCGGCAATTGAAGGAGTATTTGACTTGCCACCCAGTATTAGTCAAACCGGAAGACGGAGAAACACTGTACCTCTACGTCTCGGTCTCCAGTTCGGCTGTCAGCGGCGTGTTAGTTCGAGACGACCGCGGGGATCAAAAACCTGTCTTCTACACGAGTAAAGCACTCAACGACGCGGAATCACGATACCCCACACTGGAGAAGCTCGCACTCGCAGTGATCATCGCCGCACANAACCAACTGCTCTCGttcatggatgccttctcaGGTTACAACCAGATCGCCATGAGTTCGACTGACCGCGAAAAAACGGCATTCATTACTGATAGGGGACCTATTGTTATAAGGTAA